GCACTTAACCAAGCCAAAGAAGGCCGCATGCATATCTTAGACAAACTAGTAGAGACTATACAAGAACCTCGTTGTGAGTTGAAAGATCATGCACCAAGAATAGAAACGTTGACTATTCCTAAAGAATTCATCGGTGCTATTATTGGCCCTGGTGGAAAGATTATCCAAGGTATGCAAGAAGAAACTGGTGCAACCATTACCATTGAAGAAACAGATGGTGTAGGCAGAATAGAGATAGCAGGAACCAATAAGCAAGCTATCGACAGTGCTATCCGTATCATCAAAGGCATCGTTGCCGTTCCTGAAGTTGGTGAAGTATACAAAGGAAAAGTACGTTCTATCATGCCTTATGGAGCATTCATCGAATTCTTACCAGGTAAGGATGGCTTATTGCACATATCAGAGATAGACTGGAAACGTCTTGAAACTGTAGAAGAAGCAGGCATCAAAGAAGGGGATGAAATTGAAGTTAAACTAATTGATATTGATCCTAAAACAGGAAAATTCAAACTATCAAGAAAAGTATTACTTCCCCGACCTGAAAAGAACTAAAGAATAAATTTATTCTTTGCATATAATTTTAAATGCTTGATTAGCCTAGCTAATCAAGCATTTTTCGTTTCTATAAAAGTAGTAGGAGAATCAGTTTCTCAATGGGATAAAAAGAGAATCGGAAAGTACCCCCATACTTTCCGATTCGAAACAGTCAAAAATCGACCTTAATCAATTTATTAACTTAACACAGGGGCAAAGATATGAGAAAAAATTCTTTTGAATAAACTTTTCTACCCAAAACTTACTTCTTTAACACCTAAAATAAAGAGAATCAAGAAAAAGCACACAAAATTAAACCAACATAAAGTTGAAAAATCAGAAAGAAAAAAGTTGAAAAGAATATAATTCAGGAATATTCAATAATCGGAAGTTCTCCCGTTAAAGCCCCCAAAGCACTAGCTGCAAGAGCCTTCATTTCATCTTCTCCAGGATAAACAACAACAGGAGCTAAAAAAGTAATACGTTTTTTTAAACGTGACACAACATAATCAGAGTGAGCTATCCCTCCAGTCAACAAAATGGCGTCTATTTTACCACAAAAAACAATACTCAATGCTGCTATACTTTTAGCTACATTATATATCATTGCTTCCATCACCAGATTAGCTTTTTCATCGCCATTCTCTATACTTTTTATTATGGCGGCTACATCTGTAGTTCCCAAATGAGCAGCTAATCCCGCTCTACCAGAAATACGTTTCTTTAATTCTTCATGAGTAAATTGTCCACTAAAACATAAATCAATCAATCCACCCGAAGGAAGAGTTCCCGCTCGTTCGGGAGAGAAAGGTCCGTCCCCATCAAGGGCATTATTAACATCAACAGCTTTACCTTTACGATGAGCTGCAACAGAGATCCCTCCACCTAAATGGCAAATTATCAAATTTAGATCTTCATATTTACAATTTTTCTCTTTTGCATACCGCCTTGCCACCGCTTTATGGTTCAATGCGTGAAATATCGAAATACGAGGTAATAACGGAGAACCTGTAAGTCGAGCAATATCATCTAGCTCATCTACGACTCCAGGATCAGCCATAAAAGCTCTACAATCAGGTATTTTAGATGCCAAATCTACTGCAATTAAAGCACCTAGATTGCAAGCATGAGAACGCATTGCCCTAAGTGTATCTCTCTGCATCGCATCATTTACCTCATACACACCTCCCTGAAGAGGTTTCAAAAGCCCTCCACGCCCAATAACAGCATCAAAATCAAAAGAAATATTATTTGCTTCCAACTCTTGCAGAACTAACGATTTACGAAAATCAAACTGATCTATTACACGTTCATAATAGTTGAGTTCCTTTACATCATGCCGTATATTACTGACAAATACAACCTGCTCCGCATTAAAAACCGCAATTTTCGTAGAAGTAGAACCTGGATTTATTGCTAGTATCTTCATAATTAATAATTATTTAGAAGCAAGACATGCCATTGCTAAGCTGTTGTATTTGGACAATCCAGAATCGCTCCTTGAAGTTAATACAACAGGAGCAATAGGACCTTGCAATATACCTGCAACATCAGCTTTAGCAAATAAAGTCATCGCCTTATAAAACGTATTTCCCGTTTCAATATTTGGGAAAATAAGTACATCAGCTTCACCTTCAATAGGAGAAGCAATACCTTTAATTTCAGCACTTTCTCTTTCGCACGAGGTAAGTACGTCAAGCGGGCCATCTATTATTACATCACCAAATTCTCCTGCTTCTGCCAACTCAACAATATTAACATAATCTAGTGAATGAGGAAATTTTGAACTAACCTTCTCCGTACAGTGTATTAACGAAATTCGTGGCTGAGCAATACCAAACGTGTGGCATGCATGTATAGCATACCAAATCATTTCTATACGCTGCTGAAGAGTTGGTCTCGGAATAACTGCTGCATCTGAAAAGAATAATAATTTATGGTAAGAAGGAATTTGCATAACAGCAAGATGAGTTAAAATTTCGCCCGAAGGAAGAAGTCCTTTATCCTTATCAAGAATAGCACGCAACAAAACATCAGTATTAATAATTCCTTTCATCAAAATATCAGCTTTCTTCTCATGAATAATCCTCACCGCCTCAATGGCTGCTTTCTCCGGATCTTCAATATGCACCACTTTTACATATTCAGAATATTTCGCTAATCTAGTATATTTCGCTAAAACACCTGAGTTCCCTATCAGTAAAAATTCAGCAAACCCCTCTTCTATCGCACGAGCCAATGCATATTCCGTATTAAGATCATCCGGACATACCACTACGACTCTTTTCCGCTGCTCAAACGTTCTCAAGTGATCCGTTAATTGACTAAAATTCTGAATAGGTTTCATAAAAGTTCCATTTTTAGCAAATATCAGAAAATTCATTGAATAACAGAACATCAGTCAGACAAAAAGGATACTAAAAAGCAATGCTTCTGACAAAAAATAATTGTTTCGCAACAGAGGCCTCATACAAATGATGGAATTATCATTTTTTGTGTATTTTTGCATCAATCAATAACAAGCGATAATTATGAGTGAGCTAATATTCCCTCCATATTTACAAAAAAAAGATAAAATAGTAATCATATCTCCCTCTGGTAAAATAGACAAAAAGCTGTTGACTGGTGCGCAAAAAAGACTAAGTGATTGGGGATTTGATGCATCACTAAGTAAACATGCCGCAAAATCATGCGGACAATATGCAGGAAGTATTAAACAACGCTTGGAAGATTTACAAGCAGCTATGGATGCCAAAGATGTAAAAGCAATATTCTGCAGTAGAGGAGGATATGGCACCATACACCTTATCGAGAAATTAGATTTCACTCTATTCAAGAAATATCCCAAATGGCTTATCGGATTCAGTGATATTACTGTTCTACACAATCTGTATCAAAAAGAAAATTTTGCCTCACTACATTCACTTATGGCGCGCCATCTTACTATTGAACCAGAAAATGATCCATGCTCTTTACATCTAAAGAATATTTTGGAAGGCAATTTACCACAATACTCTTGCTCCCCTCATAAATTAAACAAAGAAGGGAAAGCATCCGGCACGTTAAGAGGTGGGAATTTATCCGTTTTCTATGGACTCAGAGGAACTAGCTACGATATCCCTCCTAAAAATAGTATTCTATACATAGAGGATGTGAGTGAACGTCCTCACGCCATAGAAAGAATGATGTATAACCTCAAACTTGGAGGCGTTTTGAAAGAGCTCTCCGGACTTATTATCGGACAATTTACAGAATATGAAGAAGATAACTCTTTAGGAAAAAAGTTATATGAGGCTTTAGCAGATTTGGTGCAAGAGTACAATTATCCTATCTGTTTCAATTTCCCCGTTGGGCATACTACACAAAATCTCCCTCTAATTAATGGTGCTCAAGTAGAGCTTATTGTTAACAAAAAGAGTGTTGAACTGAAATTTAAACCCAATACTCCGAAAGAGTAAAAAAATAAATTGTAATTTTGAAACTAAATTAAATACAAAGGCAATGAAAATTATCTATACGCTTCTACAAACAAGCCTGCTATTACTTACCATATCTGCTTGCGGAACAAATAATAAATCAGCGGGAAAGACGGAAGAAAAAACAGCTAAAGTTATAGCTCCGAAATTTAATGCTGACAGTGCTTACCAATATGTAAAAGCACAGGTTGATTTTGGACCACGTGTTCCTAACACATCTGCACATGTAGCCTGTGGGAATTACTTAGCTAATAAGCTAACAGAATTTGGTGCAACTGTGACCAACCAGTATGCCGAATTAATTAGTTACGACAAAAAGATACTAAAATGCCGCAACATAATAGGTTCATATAAACCTGAAAGTAAAAAACGAATTCTTCTCTTTTCTCATTGGGATTCTCGCCCATGGGCAGACAACGATCCTAATGAGAAAAACCACCACACTCCTATTTTGGGAGCAGACGATGGTGCAAGTGGCGTTGGAACATTACTTGAAATAGCACGTTTAATTAATAAGAAACAACCGGAATTAGGCATTGATATCATATTTTTTGATGCAGAAGATTATGGGGCTCCTGAATTTTATCAAGGAGAACATAAAGAGGAATATTGGTGTTTAGGCACTCAATATTGGGCAAAGAACCCACATGTTCAAAATTACAATGCCCGTTTTGGGATTTTATTGGACATGGTAGGTGGCAAAAATGCAACTTTTTATAAAGAAGGGTATTCCCTTAAATATGCTAAAAGTGTAGTCAAGAAAGTCTGGAAAAAAGCGCATGAACTAGGTTACGAAAAATATTTCATTAATGAAGAAGGAGGATTTGTAACCGATGATCATTATTTCGTTAATAAAATCGCCAGAATTCCAAGCATTGATATTATACCAAGTGATAGGAAAAGTGAATCTGGCGGATTCGCTCCATACTGGCACACATTGAAAGACAATATGGATATAATAAATAAAACTACATTGAAAGTGGTTGGTCAAACAATTTTAGAAGTAATTTATAACGAAAAATAATAAGAATAATGACTATTAATGAGTTACAAGATGAAGTGATTGCAGAATTTAATGATTTTAGTGATTGGATGGATAAGTACCAATTATTAATTGATTTAGGTAATGAACAAAAATCTCTCACTGAAAAAGATAAAACCGAGCAAAATTTAATTGAGGGCTGCCAAAGTAGAGTTTGGCTTGTTGCTGATAATATTGACGGGAAATTAATATTTCAAGCAGAAAGTGATGCTCTCATTGTAAAAGGAATTATTGCTCTATTGATAAAAATAGTATCGGGACATACACCCGAAGAAATATTAAATGCAGATCTTTATTTTATCGAAAAAATAGGACTAAAAGAGCACTTGTCTCCGACACGCAGCAATGGACTTTTAGCCATGGTAAAGCAAATGAGAATGTATGCATTAGCATTTAAAGCAAAAGAGGGGAAATAAAAATTTCTCCTCTTTTAATTTATTCTTTTCAAACAGACAAACATTTAGTATTCTATTCATCGTTTTTAAATTCTAGCAAATCTCCCGGTTGGCAATCAAGCACCTTACAAATAGCTTCAAGAGTAGAGAAACGAATCGCCTTAGCCTTCCCCGTTTTTAATATAGAAAGATTAGCAGGAGTTATATCCACTTTTTCGGCTAGTTCGCCTAAAGAGATTTTTCTCCTAGCCATCATTATATCCAAATTCACTATTATAGACATCTTATCTCTCCATTCTTTAAATCGTTAAATCTTGCTCCTCTTGCAAACGTAGACCTATTGCAAAAACCTCACCAACAAGAAGCGATACAATACCTAATACTAAAGTCAATACAGACAATAACTCTGATAAATGTAACGAATACCCAGGGATTGAGAGAGCTTCAGACAATTCTGAATTCGTTATGCATATAGAGATGACCGAACAGAAAAAACTCAAAATAAGAGCACCTCCCAAAAAACGAAGACGACGTACGTTTTTCCAATTAAAGATATCCGATTTATTAATAGAAATAATCAGCTTAACAAAAAAGACCACCGATATAATAGCAAAAATGAGCTCAAACAAGCCCGCAAGTCCGCTTCCTAACATTTCCCATAGATTAGGTTTCGTCTTTACACTTACAATCAGCTGATCATATAATGCGGGGACATAAGTCTTCGTTTTTTCATTATACACGGAATCTGAAAACGTAGCAAAATCGTCAGGCACTAAAGCAAGCATCTTCATGTTCATGGCAGGATTACTCAATATCTGATTTTTATCATGAGAACTTGTGGCTATTTTTATACCTGTAAAAAAGCCTTCCGAGAATTGATATAACGCATCAAAAACAGAATAGCCTAAAACCAGAACCACCAATAAACAAAGTATATTCAATCTCCGTTTCATTATATATACGTATTTCAATTCATGTCATTATTACCCATTATATTCTCTTTCCACTCACTAGCAAATATTCTTTTATTCATTAAAAGAAAAGTAGACAAAAACAACACGCCTGCTAGCAATAGCCAAATATAATAATTTGAGCCTAAAATATCTTCAGTATAATTAGCATCGGGATATTTAATATTAAGATAAACAGACAAGCTATTATTAATTACATGCATGAGAATACACGGTATCAAACTTGCTGTTTTATAATATATCCAAGCCAATATAACTCCCATAAGCCCCGCACCTACTATCTGTGCCGGATTTAAATGAAAGATTCCAAAAATCAAAGCAGACAAGAAAATAGCTTTAGTAGGAGTGTATTTCTGCAATAAGATTTTTGTTACCGCTCCTCTAAACAGTAGTTCTTCCAAGATAGGACCCAATAGCGCTATGCAGATGATTCCTAAACTACCAGCTTGTAATGCATCAAAAGAATCTTCCATCCAATCAGGAAGCCAAGACATAAAAGACATTAAATAATCTATTAAAAAAATAGCCGAAAGAGCCATTATTGAAGAATAGAGAAGATAATCCAGAGAAACAAAAGACCATGTTTTTTTCGATTTACTAATATAACCCGTTTTATACAAATAGGAAAACATGAGCAAAAAACCAATCAACATAGATGGAGCAAGAGATAGAGAATTGATTTCAGCCATATCTCCATGTTTCAAAAGAACAATAAGAACGGCTGGAATCATTGCCAAAAAAACACCTAGAATTTGGCAGACAAAATAAATAAGCACAAGCTTTATGGCTGTTTTCATATTAACTCTATATCAATGATACAAAGATATAACTTCTTCGGAATATATCTTCTGCAAAATTATACATATGCAACAATACCACCAACAAACATAGCCATCAATGAAATTGATACGACTAAAACACTAATACCTAATAATGATTTTTTCATAGAGGAAATTCTTTTTGTATTTGTAATTCGATATTTTTTTATTGTTTTTCGATATGCAAATTAAAGTATAATATTTGAATCACACAAATAAATTATCGAAAAACGATAAAAAACAAATCTTTTTCAATATAAAAAAAGAATTTAAAGAAGGATCAAGAAGCAATAAGTTATATGTAAATATATTATTTAAATAAAAGAAGAGCAGAGTATTAACCTAGAATATCTTCTACCATAGCAGCATCTACGTGAAGCTGAGCAATCAATTCATCCAAGTTCGAGAACTTCATCTCCAAACGTATACGCTTCACAAAAAATAGTCGGATAACACAATTATAAATATCTGAATCAAAATGAAGAATATGAACTTCAACACTACGATTTTTCCCATTATCAATGGTAGGACGATAACCTATGTTCAGCATTCCAGCATAAAACTGCCCCTGAACTTCAACCCGAACAGCATAAACTCCATCCGCAGGTATTATTTTCTCAATCTCTTCAACATCAAGGTTGGCAGTTGGGAAACCGATCTTACGCCCTACTCTATATCCACCAACAACAACTCCTTGAATAGAATATTCGTACATCAAACATTTAGCAGCCATATCAACAAGGCCTTCTTGCAGATAATTACGAATAACAGATGAACTGATATTTATACCATCCATTCTACATGCTTCAGCTAGCACAACATCCATTCCAATCGTTTTGCCATAAAGTACATATTCATCAAACCCTTCACTGCGATTATATCCAAAACGATGATCGTACCCAATAAGTAAAGTATGCACGTTATACTGCTCTTTGAGAATCCTTTTCATAAAATCATAAGCAGTTAAGTGAGAAATTTCAAGAGTAAAATCAAGCATAATACAGTAATCAATGCCCGTTTGCTCTAAGAGTTCAATTTTCTCATCAGCTGTAGTCAGTAAATCTGGACGATAGTCAGAATTCATCACCCTACGAGGGTGTACAGGGAAAGTAATCAGTGCCGAACGCAATCCTTTTTTAAGAGCAACATTCTGAACCTGATTGATTAAAAATTGATGTCCAGCATGCACACCATCAAAAAAGCCTATACTAGCGACACATGGTTCACAAAGATCAGTTATCGAATGAATTATCTGCATTTCAGAAAGATTTATTTAAAAAGATGGCTCCAATCCTCTCCAGCTTTAGGAGTATAAGTAGTTATACCAAAAGATTGTGCAACAAGACAATTAGCAGAAGCATCATCAATAAAAAAAGACTCTTCTGGCAATATCCCTGTCTCTTCAATCAAAGTGCTAAATATCTCAGCCTCAGGTTTAGCCTTATGAAGCTCAAATGATAAAAACATTTTTTCAAAATAATCCTCAACCCTAAAACCCTTATAAGAAAAAGAATTTTTACAAGCCCATTTCCAATGTATTTCATTCGTATTGCTAAGAAGATAAACCACATAATTTTTACGTAGTTCAAGCAAAAGATCTAGTTTAAAAGTAGGAATCCCAATCAAAAAACTATTCCAGGCAGCGTCTATTTGCTTATCAACAATTAGCTTTCCAGCCTGTTCTCTTACAGCATTGCGAAATTCTGAAGCAGTGGTCAAACCTTTCTCAAAATCCATAAAAAAACCTTGCTGACGGTACGGATCAATAAACTCATCAACATTTAGAAAACCTATTTTTTTAAAGTTATCAATACAGCGTTGTCTATCAAGATCTATCAATACACCTCCAAAATCAATAATAATATTTTTTATTTTTCCCCTTTCCATTTATTAATCTTTAATTAGTTATACGCCGAATAAAACGAAATATTTCTCCCACCCATAAAACAAGAGAGGAGGATGCTATAATCGCCCCCCAAGTAGCCCAATCAAGAGGCTCAGTACGAAATATTTCTCCACCAAATTGTACAATACAAAATTGTCCCGCCAAGATAAGCAAAAGAACAATCTCCATACCATAAGATTTATTAATTCCTTTAAATGCAGAATTAGTTGTTCCGAAAACTCTCACATTAAATAAGTTCCAAAACTGCAACATGACAAAAAAAGTAAAGAACACAGTAAGGTTATACGTAGTTATTTCTCCTTCTGAATTTGTGAAATAATGAATCATCCCCATGAGTAAAAGCAAAAAAGTCAAGCCAACTCCAAGGATATTATATTTCATGCTCTTAGTAATAATAAATTCATTACTAGTACGAGGTTTCTCTAACATGACGTCCTCATTCGGAGGAATAGATGCTAAAGCCAAAGCCGCAAAAGTATCCATAATTAAATTTACCCACAACATTTGAGTGACTGTTAATGGAAGTTCTGAACCAATAAGGGGAGCAAACAGCACTATTAGCAAAGCGACCAGATTAATAGTCAACTGAAAGACAATAAAACGTTGTATGTTTTTGTAAAGCGAACGTCCCCACATTACAGCGACCCCAATGCTATTAAAAGAATCATCAAGTAAAGTAATATCACTAGCTTCTTTCGCAATAGAAGTACCTGATCCCATAGAAAGACCTACCTGAGCGTGATTTAAAGCTGGAGCATCATTTGTACCATCTCCTGTTACAGCAACCACAGCTCCAGATTTTTGTAAAAGCTGAACGAGCCTTTGCTTATCAGCAGGCCTAGCCCTCGACATAATCTTCAAATCGACTACTCTCTTTAAAGCCTCTTCATCGCTCAAACTCGCGAAATCAGAACCTGTTATACAATTATAATTTGTATCTTTAGAAGTCCATAAGCCTATCTGTCGAGCTATTTCGACAGCTGTTCCCGAAGTATCACCAGTCACTAATTTTATTAAAATACCAGCAGACTGACATTTAGAAACAGCAGCCGGAACATCGCTTCTAATCGGATCTGAAATGGCTACAATACCTAAAAAAGAAAAGTCGGTATCTTCCACAAGAAAATTAAAATCTCTATCAGTATTTTCATCAATTATCTTATAAGCAAAACCAAGTGTGCGCA
This is a stretch of genomic DNA from uncultured Bacteroides sp.. It encodes these proteins:
- the buk gene encoding butyrate kinase — its product is MKILAINPGSTSTKIAVFNAEQVVFVSNIRHDVKELNYYERVIDQFDFRKSLVLQELEANNISFDFDAVIGRGGLLKPLQGGVYEVNDAMQRDTLRAMRSHACNLGALIAVDLASKIPDCRAFMADPGVVDELDDIARLTGSPLLPRISIFHALNHKAVARRYAKEKNCKYEDLNLIICHLGGGISVAAHRKGKAVDVNNALDGDGPFSPERAGTLPSGGLIDLCFSGQFTHEELKKRISGRAGLAAHLGTTDVAAIIKSIENGDEKANLVMEAMIYNVAKSIAALSIVFCGKIDAILLTGGIAHSDYVVSRLKKRITFLAPVVVYPGEDEMKALAASALGALTGELPIIEYS
- a CDS encoding phosphate acyltransferase translates to MKPIQNFSQLTDHLRTFEQRKRVVVVCPDDLNTEYALARAIEEGFAEFLLIGNSGVLAKYTRLAKYSEYVKVVHIEDPEKAAIEAVRIIHEKKADILMKGIINTDVLLRAILDKDKGLLPSGEILTHLAVMQIPSYHKLLFFSDAAVIPRPTLQQRIEMIWYAIHACHTFGIAQPRISLIHCTEKVSSKFPHSLDYVNIVELAEAGEFGDVIIDGPLDVLTSCERESAEIKGIASPIEGEADVLIFPNIETGNTFYKAMTLFAKADVAGILQGPIAPVVLTSRSDSGLSKYNSLAMACLASK
- a CDS encoding LD-carboxypeptidase, translating into MSELIFPPYLQKKDKIVIISPSGKIDKKLLTGAQKRLSDWGFDASLSKHAAKSCGQYAGSIKQRLEDLQAAMDAKDVKAIFCSRGGYGTIHLIEKLDFTLFKKYPKWLIGFSDITVLHNLYQKENFASLHSLMARHLTIEPENDPCSLHLKNILEGNLPQYSCSPHKLNKEGKASGTLRGGNLSVFYGLRGTSYDIPPKNSILYIEDVSERPHAIERMMYNLKLGGVLKELSGLIIGQFTEYEEDNSLGKKLYEALADLVQEYNYPICFNFPVGHTTQNLPLINGAQVELIVNKKSVELKFKPNTPKE
- a CDS encoding M28 family peptidase, whose protein sequence is MKIIYTLLQTSLLLLTISACGTNNKSAGKTEEKTAKVIAPKFNADSAYQYVKAQVDFGPRVPNTSAHVACGNYLANKLTEFGATVTNQYAELISYDKKILKCRNIIGSYKPESKKRILLFSHWDSRPWADNDPNEKNHHTPILGADDGASGVGTLLEIARLINKKQPELGIDIIFFDAEDYGAPEFYQGEHKEEYWCLGTQYWAKNPHVQNYNARFGILLDMVGGKNATFYKEGYSLKYAKSVVKKVWKKAHELGYEKYFINEEGGFVTDDHYFVNKIARIPSIDIIPSDRKSESGGFAPYWHTLKDNMDIINKTTLKVVGQTILEVIYNEK
- a CDS encoding SufE family protein; translated protein: MTINELQDEVIAEFNDFSDWMDKYQLLIDLGNEQKSLTEKDKTEQNLIEGCQSRVWLVADNIDGKLIFQAESDALIVKGIIALLIKIVSGHTPEEILNADLYFIEKIGLKEHLSPTRSNGLLAMVKQMRMYALAFKAKEGK
- a CDS encoding helix-turn-helix transcriptional regulator, coding for MSIIVNLDIMMARRKISLGELAEKVDITPANLSILKTGKAKAIRFSTLEAICKVLDCQPGDLLEFKNDE
- a CDS encoding DUF2975 domain-containing protein yields the protein MKRRLNILCLLVVLVLGYSVFDALYQFSEGFFTGIKIATSSHDKNQILSNPAMNMKMLALVPDDFATFSDSVYNEKTKTYVPALYDQLIVSVKTKPNLWEMLGSGLAGLFELIFAIISVVFFVKLIISINKSDIFNWKNVRRLRFLGGALILSFFCSVISICITNSELSEALSIPGYSLHLSELLSVLTLVLGIVSLLVGEVFAIGLRLQEEQDLTI
- a CDS encoding type II CAAX endopeptidase family protein — translated: MKTAIKLVLIYFVCQILGVFLAMIPAVLIVLLKHGDMAEINSLSLAPSMLIGFLLMFSYLYKTGYISKSKKTWSFVSLDYLLYSSIMALSAIFLIDYLMSFMSWLPDWMEDSFDALQAGSLGIICIALLGPILEELLFRGAVTKILLQKYTPTKAIFLSALIFGIFHLNPAQIVGAGLMGVILAWIYYKTASLIPCILMHVINNSLSVYLNIKYPDANYTEDILGSNYYIWLLLAGVLFLSTFLLMNKRIFASEWKENIMGNNDMN
- a CDS encoding bifunctional riboflavin kinase/FAD synthetase — its product is MQIIHSITDLCEPCVASIGFFDGVHAGHQFLINQVQNVALKKGLRSALITFPVHPRRVMNSDYRPDLLTTADEKIELLEQTGIDYCIMLDFTLEISHLTAYDFMKRILKEQYNVHTLLIGYDHRFGYNRSEGFDEYVLYGKTIGMDVVLAEACRMDGINISSSVIRNYLQEGLVDMAAKCLMYEYSIQGVVVGGYRVGRKIGFPTANLDVEEIEKIIPADGVYAVRVEVQGQFYAGMLNIGYRPTIDNGKNRSVEVHILHFDSDIYNCVIRLFFVKRIRLEMKFSNLDELIAQLHVDAAMVEDILG
- a CDS encoding HAD family phosphatase; the encoded protein is MERGKIKNIIIDFGGVLIDLDRQRCIDNFKKIGFLNVDEFIDPYRQQGFFMDFEKGLTTASEFRNAVREQAGKLIVDKQIDAAWNSFLIGIPTFKLDLLLELRKNYVVYLLSNTNEIHWKWACKNSFSYKGFRVEDYFEKMFLSFELHKAKPEAEIFSTLIEETGILPEESFFIDDASANCLVAQSFGITTYTPKAGEDWSHLFK